A stretch of the Borreliella spielmanii genome encodes the following:
- a CDS encoding phospho-sugar mutase has product MQKIEAKRKLKNYILLEEDIYFQEEAIKIQKTNNEAEILNRFYKDLEFGTAGIRGVVGAGTCYINTYNVKKISQGICNYVLKINKTPKVAISYDSRYFSKEFAYHTAQIFASNNFETYIYKNLRPTPQLSYTIRKFDCDVGVMITASHNSKEYNGYKAYWRGGIQMMPPHDALITNEIKKVKNIINTITIKEGIAKKIIKELDNEIDKEYIKTINKEFPDFEKNSKKTNLKIAYTALHGTGGTIIKKLFTNSKVQLFLEKSQIMPNPEFPTINYPNPEKKTSMLKVIELAKKEDCDIALATDPDADRIGVAFKDQNEWIFLNGNQISCILMNYILSKEINPKNTFVISSFVTTQMLEKIAKKYGSQIFRTYTGFKWIGSLIDEMEKNEPNKKFAFACEESHGYLIGGKVRDKDAFSAIKGICSLAIDLKAKQQTIKNYLEKIYKEFGYYEEFNIEKNFEGANGEIQREALMLKLRKEQKMQFAGIKVIEKLDYETLKKINFKKEISEIKEYKYPTNAIKFILENEIVITIRPSGTEPKIKFYISVKLEYKEKHKIFGIINAIKMEIKKY; this is encoded by the coding sequence ATGCAAAAAATCGAAGCTAAAAGAAAATTAAAAAATTACATTCTTCTTGAAGAAGATATATATTTTCAAGAAGAAGCAATAAAAATTCAAAAAACAAATAATGAAGCAGAAATTCTAAACAGATTTTACAAAGATCTAGAATTTGGCACTGCTGGAATAAGAGGAGTCGTTGGAGCTGGGACATGCTACATAAACACATATAATGTAAAAAAAATAAGCCAAGGAATATGCAACTATGTACTTAAAATAAATAAAACCCCAAAAGTTGCAATAAGTTATGATTCAAGATATTTTTCAAAAGAATTTGCTTACCATACTGCTCAAATTTTTGCCTCAAATAATTTTGAAACATATATATACAAAAACTTAAGGCCTACCCCACAACTATCTTATACAATAAGAAAATTTGATTGCGATGTTGGTGTTATGATAACAGCAAGTCATAATTCAAAAGAATATAACGGGTATAAAGCATATTGGAGAGGTGGAATTCAAATGATGCCACCTCATGACGCACTAATAACTAATGAAATTAAAAAGGTAAAAAATATAATAAATACAATTACCATAAAAGAAGGCATTGCAAAAAAGATTATCAAAGAACTAGACAATGAGATCGACAAAGAGTACATAAAAACAATAAACAAAGAATTCCCTGATTTTGAAAAGAATAGTAAAAAAACGAACTTAAAAATAGCATACACGGCTTTACATGGCACCGGTGGAACCATAATAAAAAAACTCTTTACAAATAGCAAAGTACAGCTTTTTTTGGAAAAAAGTCAAATAATGCCAAACCCTGAATTTCCAACAATAAACTATCCTAATCCAGAAAAAAAAACATCAATGCTTAAAGTAATAGAGCTTGCAAAAAAAGAAGATTGCGACATTGCCCTTGCAACAGATCCAGATGCTGACAGAATAGGAGTTGCATTTAAAGATCAAAACGAATGGATATTCTTAAATGGAAATCAAATATCATGTATTTTAATGAACTATATACTCTCAAAAGAAATAAATCCTAAAAATACATTTGTAATATCATCGTTTGTAACAACACAAATGCTAGAAAAAATTGCAAAAAAATATGGTTCTCAAATTTTTAGAACTTATACAGGATTTAAATGGATAGGAAGCTTAATTGATGAAATGGAAAAAAATGAACCAAATAAAAAATTTGCCTTTGCATGCGAAGAAAGTCATGGATATCTAATAGGAGGAAAAGTTAGAGATAAGGATGCATTTTCAGCTATAAAGGGGATTTGCTCTTTGGCAATTGATTTAAAAGCTAAGCAACAAACGATTAAGAATTATCTTGAAAAGATATACAAAGAATTTGGATATTATGAAGAATTTAATATAGAAAAAAACTTTGAAGGAGCTAATGGGGAGATTCAAAGAGAAGCACTAATGCTAAAGTTAAGAAAAGAACAAAAAATGCAATTTGCAGGAATTAAAGTAATTGAAAAATTAGACTATGAAACTCTTAAAAAGATTAACTTCAAAAAAGAAATTTCAGAAATTAAAGAATATAAATATCCCACAAACGCAATAAAATTTATACTTGAAAACGAAATTGTAATAACTATAAGACCCTCTGGAACAGAACCAAAAATTAAATTTTACATATCTGTAAAACTTGAGTATAAGGAAAAACATAAAATATTTGGTATAATAAATGCAATAAAGATGGAGATAAAAAAATATTAA
- the uvrA gene encoding excinuclease ABC subunit UvrA translates to MVKNLKKKIIVRGAKEHNLKNIDVDIPKDGLVVISGKSGSGKSSLAFDTIFAEGQRRYMESVSAYARQFLGVMKKPNVDYIDGLSPSIAIEQRTISNNPRSTVGTITEIYDYYRLIFAKIGKAYCPNDGRLIEEQSLDKIVNTILSYSEGSKVILFAPIVRGSKGSHKKVLEKILNQGFNRVRINSKDYLIEDALNLDLHKNKKHTIEIIVDRIKLDNNIRVRLAESIETSLAVSNGYLRVEIENDLEKIDKLFTEHNSCPLCGFSLPFIEPRLFSFNSPFGACSECSGLGVTLEFDFESICPDPSLSFNDDAFITFKTSSSWSVAIFKGLAKHYNFKLNTPIKDIPDKVLKQILYGSDEKIDFIYQSKEMEAKEVDGGFHYSKKFEGLLPLLKRRYLTTESESTKIFYENLMSKKICNSCKGKRLSVGALTVKINGRDIQDLTNLSVFDSYVFFENLQLDVVDEKISKEILKEIKSRLKFLIDVGLSYLYLNRISGSLSGGEAQRIRLATQIGSALSGVIYVLDEPSIGLHQRDNEKLISTLVNLKNIGNTVIVVEHDEQTLRTADYIIDMGPGAGILGGEIVAKGTLIDILNSKNSLTGQYLSGKFKIDVPSSRRKTDKGEILLLGSSKNNLKNIDVSIPLGVFTVITGVSGSGKSTLLNEVLYPALNSRLKSNGKYCDGFKDIIGYERIDKIIQINQKPIGRTSRSNPATYVGFFTEIRELFAKLPDAKARGFKAGRFSFNVKGGRCEKCQGDGYLNIQMHFLPDVFVPCDLCKGKKFNEETLEVRYKGKNIHDVLEMSVFEAKKFFENVPKINHYLKFLIEVGLEYIKLGQSATTLSGGEAQRIKLAFELSKKSTGKTFYIIDEPTTGLHFDDIKKLLEVLQRLVSNGNTVVLIEHNLDVIKQADYIIDLGPDGGLAGGNVVVSGIPEEVAKCENSYTGMFLKNLL, encoded by the coding sequence TTGGTAAAAAATTTGAAAAAGAAAATTATTGTTAGGGGAGCAAAAGAGCATAATTTGAAAAATATTGATGTGGATATTCCAAAAGATGGTTTAGTTGTAATATCTGGTAAGAGTGGTTCTGGTAAATCTTCTCTGGCTTTTGATACTATCTTCGCAGAAGGGCAAAGAAGATATATGGAATCTGTTTCAGCTTATGCAAGGCAATTTTTAGGTGTAATGAAAAAACCCAATGTTGATTACATAGATGGACTTTCTCCTTCCATAGCTATTGAGCAGAGAACAATAAGTAATAATCCTCGTTCTACTGTTGGAACAATTACGGAGATTTATGATTATTATAGGCTAATATTTGCTAAAATAGGTAAAGCATATTGTCCAAATGATGGAAGATTAATAGAAGAACAATCTTTAGATAAAATAGTTAATACTATTTTAAGTTATTCTGAAGGATCTAAGGTTATACTTTTTGCACCAATTGTAAGAGGCTCTAAAGGTTCTCATAAAAAAGTTTTAGAAAAAATATTAAATCAAGGTTTTAATAGGGTTAGAATAAATTCCAAAGATTATTTAATAGAAGATGCACTTAATTTAGATTTACATAAAAATAAAAAACATACTATTGAAATTATAGTTGATAGGATTAAGCTCGACAATAATATTAGAGTGAGACTTGCAGAATCTATTGAGACTTCTCTTGCTGTTTCTAATGGATATTTAAGAGTGGAGATTGAGAATGATTTAGAAAAAATAGATAAGCTTTTTACAGAGCATAATAGTTGCCCTTTGTGTGGATTTTCACTGCCTTTTATAGAGCCCAGACTTTTTTCATTTAATAGTCCATTTGGTGCTTGCAGCGAGTGTTCTGGTCTTGGTGTTACGCTTGAATTTGATTTTGAGAGCATTTGTCCTGATCCTAGTCTTTCTTTTAATGATGACGCTTTTATTACGTTTAAGACAAGTTCATCTTGGTCTGTAGCTATTTTTAAAGGGCTTGCCAAGCATTATAATTTTAAATTAAATACCCCTATAAAAGACATTCCAGATAAAGTTCTTAAACAGATTTTGTATGGCTCAGATGAAAAAATAGATTTTATTTATCAGTCCAAAGAAATGGAAGCAAAGGAGGTGGATGGAGGATTTCATTATTCTAAAAAGTTTGAAGGACTTTTACCTCTTTTAAAAAGACGATATCTTACAACAGAATCAGAGAGTACTAAAATTTTTTATGAAAATTTGATGTCTAAAAAAATCTGTAATTCATGCAAGGGGAAGCGTTTAAGCGTTGGAGCTTTAACAGTGAAAATTAATGGGAGAGATATTCAAGATCTTACTAATTTGTCTGTATTTGATTCTTATGTGTTTTTTGAGAACTTACAGCTTGATGTGGTGGATGAAAAAATATCTAAAGAAATTTTAAAGGAAATTAAAAGTAGGCTTAAATTTTTAATTGATGTTGGTCTTTCTTATTTGTATTTAAATAGAATATCTGGCAGTCTATCTGGGGGTGAGGCCCAGCGTATTAGGCTTGCTACTCAAATAGGGTCAGCGCTTTCGGGTGTTATTTATGTTCTTGATGAGCCAAGTATTGGCCTTCATCAAAGAGATAATGAAAAATTAATTTCTACTCTTGTTAATCTTAAAAATATTGGCAATACAGTAATTGTTGTTGAACATGATGAACAAACTTTGCGTACTGCAGACTATATTATTGATATGGGGCCTGGTGCTGGAATTCTTGGAGGGGAAATAGTTGCAAAGGGAACTTTAATAGATATTTTAAATAGTAAAAACAGTTTAACCGGTCAATATTTGAGTGGCAAGTTTAAAATAGATGTTCCAAGTTCTAGAAGAAAGACAGACAAGGGAGAGATTTTACTATTAGGTTCTAGTAAAAACAATCTTAAAAATATAGACGTAAGTATTCCTTTGGGAGTTTTTACTGTAATAACAGGTGTTTCTGGTAGTGGAAAAAGTACTCTACTTAACGAGGTGTTATATCCAGCGCTTAACAGTAGATTAAAGTCTAATGGAAAGTATTGTGATGGTTTTAAAGATATTATTGGGTATGAAAGAATCGATAAAATTATTCAAATAAATCAAAAACCAATAGGGAGAACCTCAAGGTCAAATCCAGCAACGTATGTTGGATTTTTTACAGAAATTAGGGAGCTTTTTGCTAAGCTTCCGGATGCAAAGGCAAGGGGTTTTAAAGCCGGTAGATTTTCTTTTAATGTTAAAGGTGGAAGGTGTGAGAAATGCCAAGGAGATGGGTATCTTAATATTCAAATGCATTTTTTACCAGATGTTTTTGTTCCTTGTGATTTGTGCAAGGGCAAAAAATTTAATGAAGAAACTTTAGAAGTTAGGTATAAAGGAAAAAACATACATGATGTTTTAGAGATGAGTGTGTTTGAAGCTAAAAAATTTTTTGAAAATGTTCCAAAAATTAATCATTATTTAAAATTTTTAATTGAAGTTGGGCTTGAATACATTAAATTGGGTCAATCTGCAACAACTTTATCAGGAGGCGAAGCCCAACGTATTAAGCTGGCTTTTGAGTTAAGTAAAAAGAGTACGGGTAAAACCTTTTACATTATTGATGAACCCACAACTGGATTGCATTTTGATGACATAAAGAAGTTATTAGAGGTTTTGCAGCGTTTAGTTTCTAATGGTAATACAGTTGTGCTCATAGAGCATAATTTGGATGTAATCAAACAGGCAGATTATATAATAGATTTAGGGCCTGATGGTGGATTGGCAGGGGGTAATGTCGTTGTTTCTGGTATTCCCGAAGAGGTTGCAAAATGCGAGAATTCCTATACAGGAATGTTTTTAAAAAATCTTTTGTAA
- a CDS encoding AAA family ATPase — protein MVEIDSKEIARKNKNKEVSIWHLLMSIITTPKKSEIKFIDTKTLKNIKQEVLCEIDKLEKILIEKNEIIIPKINKEIFTLINEAKKEFKSKPLIGAKEIFYQILKNKKLLKKYKLSKSSFDFKDQNILEYMEKNKIRLIETYKEFDEEIRLENEHFEIEKYVKNLTALAKDKKLDPLIGREAEIKTLTNILLRRNKNSAMLIGEPGVGKTAIVEGLASSIVQKKISRKLQDKTILMLKVSNLVSGTKYRGEFEDRLNKIIKHIEKNKNTIIFIDEIHTLIGAGNSEGALDASNILKPSLSRAEIQIIGATTYSEYRKYISKDKAFARRFQTITVREPNEKDTLKIIKNIAKNFEDYHGVIYEKNALINIVKLSSKYLVNKRFPDKAIDIIDIAGAIKKEELTTDNIITSDDIQKALNEILSIKTTNNIKEEISELKEIESKINQKVIGQKHAVSELIKEIIKVKLGLNDDSKPLTSILLIGSNGCGKTTLTDELSKKIIKDQNSVLKLDMSDYKEESSISKLIGTNPGYVGYSDGGILTNKLKHSFETLILFENIENTHSSILNLISQMLENGELIDSKEDKILFKNTIIIMTTNVGSKILLGEKNIGFNKNQQKSSETKTLKEEIKQDLEKRFKLSLLDRIQKKIILNILTKDNVEEICKKYLNDLKTKFNSKGIEIEIKKDVDKFITTKYYKKNSGARSVIAAIKEKIEENIITKIAENQNTNKITIYLEKEEIIIE, from the coding sequence TTGGTAGAAATAGATTCAAAAGAAATTGCAAGAAAAAATAAAAATAAAGAAGTTTCAATTTGGCATCTTTTAATGTCTATAATTACCACTCCCAAAAAATCTGAAATAAAATTTATAGATACCAAAACACTAAAAAATATTAAACAAGAAGTTCTATGCGAAATAGATAAATTAGAGAAAATTTTAATAGAAAAAAATGAAATAATTATTCCAAAAATCAATAAAGAAATTTTTACTCTCATAAACGAAGCTAAAAAAGAGTTTAAATCCAAACCCTTAATAGGAGCAAAAGAAATTTTTTATCAAATATTAAAAAATAAAAAACTTCTAAAAAAGTATAAACTAAGCAAATCTAGCTTCGACTTTAAAGATCAAAATATATTAGAATACATGGAAAAAAATAAAATAAGATTAATTGAAACCTACAAAGAATTTGATGAAGAAATACGACTTGAAAATGAACACTTCGAAATTGAAAAGTATGTCAAGAATTTAACAGCACTTGCAAAAGATAAAAAATTAGATCCTTTGATTGGAAGAGAAGCAGAGATTAAAACTCTTACAAATATACTCTTGAGAAGAAACAAAAATAGCGCAATGCTAATAGGTGAGCCTGGCGTAGGAAAAACAGCAATAGTTGAAGGACTTGCATCAAGCATTGTACAAAAAAAAATAAGTAGAAAACTGCAAGACAAAACAATTTTAATGCTTAAAGTTTCAAACTTGGTATCAGGAACAAAATATAGAGGTGAGTTTGAAGACCGTTTAAATAAAATAATCAAACATATTGAAAAAAATAAAAACACAATAATATTTATTGACGAAATACATACTTTAATAGGAGCTGGAAACTCCGAAGGGGCCCTTGATGCATCAAATATATTAAAACCATCACTTTCTAGAGCAGAAATACAAATTATTGGAGCAACCACTTATAGTGAATACCGAAAATATATTTCAAAAGACAAAGCATTCGCCAGAAGATTCCAAACAATTACCGTAAGAGAACCTAATGAAAAAGATACACTAAAAATAATTAAAAATATTGCAAAAAATTTCGAAGACTATCATGGAGTAATCTATGAAAAAAATGCACTTATAAATATAGTAAAACTTTCCTCCAAATACCTAGTAAATAAAAGATTTCCGGATAAAGCCATAGATATAATAGACATTGCCGGAGCAATTAAAAAGGAAGAGCTCACAACAGACAATATAATAACATCGGATGATATACAAAAAGCACTAAATGAAATATTATCTATTAAAACAACAAATAACATAAAAGAAGAAATTTCAGAATTAAAAGAAATAGAAAGCAAAATCAATCAAAAAGTAATCGGACAAAAACATGCAGTAAGCGAACTTATTAAAGAAATTATTAAAGTCAAACTTGGACTTAATGACGATTCTAAGCCTTTAACTTCAATATTGTTAATAGGATCAAATGGATGTGGAAAAACCACTTTAACTGATGAACTATCTAAAAAAATCATTAAAGATCAAAATTCGGTATTAAAACTAGATATGTCAGATTACAAAGAGGAAAGTTCTATCTCAAAATTAATTGGCACAAATCCAGGATACGTGGGCTACTCTGATGGCGGCATTCTGACAAACAAATTAAAACATTCATTTGAAACTTTAATATTGTTTGAAAACATTGAAAATACTCACAGCTCTATATTAAACTTAATAAGTCAAATGCTTGAAAATGGAGAACTTATTGATAGCAAGGAAGATAAAATACTGTTCAAAAACACAATTATAATAATGACTACAAATGTTGGATCTAAAATACTTCTTGGAGAAAAGAATATTGGATTCAACAAAAATCAACAAAAAAGCTCAGAAACAAAAACCCTTAAAGAAGAAATAAAACAAGATCTTGAAAAAAGATTTAAACTCTCACTCTTAGACAGAATTCAAAAAAAAATTATCCTAAATATCCTTACAAAGGACAATGTAGAAGAAATTTGCAAAAAATACCTAAATGACCTTAAAACAAAATTTAACTCTAAAGGAATTGAAATAGAAATAAAAAAAGATGTTGACAAATTCATAACCACAAAATACTATAAAAAAAATTCGGGGGCAAGAAGCGTAATTGCTGCAATAAAGGAAAAAATAGAAGAAAATATTATCACTAAAATAGCTGAAAATCAAAACACAAATAAAATAACAATTTATTTAGAAAAAGAAGAAATAATAATAGAATAA
- the uvrB gene encoding excinuclease ABC subunit UvrB: MIDFFLKSEYLPAGDQPKAIKEIEDSILLGNKYQTLKGVTGSGKTFTIANIIKDLNRPALVVSHNKTLAAQLYREFKDFFPNNAVEYFVSYYDYYQPESYVPSKDLFIEKEATINAEIEIKRIRTVTSLAKRRDVIVVATVSSIYALGSPDFFKKSAREFFVGQRISIKEISDIFVELYYERTLMNLERDKFSVKGDVVEVWPSSEHGEFAYRICLDFDEIVKIYRISSFSKKNLGATNSFTLFAKSYFVIPYQNVLEAIPKISYDLDLQCQYFKDNGKLVEAERLKQRVEYDLEMLRETGFCSGIENYSKYLSGSTMGRPYCLFDFFPKDYLLFVDESHVTLPQFRGMYNGDYSRKLNLVNFGFRLPAALENRPLKYDEFDALINQVIFVSATPGFEENDKSSVVVDQIIRPTGLVDPEIVTRHSDGQMEDLYIEIQKRVALKERVLITTLTKKMSEDLTEYLVNLGVKAKYLHSELDTLERVEVISLLRKSEIDVIVGINLLREGLDIPEVSLVVILDADKVGFLRSTTSLIQTIGRAARNSNGLVIMYYDKISVAMQEAIEETNRRRQIQIDYNKKNNIIPKTIVKKIQNILEKELNNKNKNISYDFEKIISGEKLSKKKLIDKLKFELEEAVNDERFEDAIVLRDKIKELSSKGSQ, translated from the coding sequence ATGATAGATTTTTTTTTGAAGTCAGAATATCTTCCTGCTGGTGATCAACCTAAAGCAATAAAAGAGATTGAGGATTCTATTTTATTAGGGAATAAGTATCAAACATTAAAAGGTGTTACAGGAAGCGGAAAGACTTTCACAATTGCAAATATAATTAAAGACTTAAACAGACCCGCATTAGTTGTCAGTCATAACAAAACATTAGCAGCGCAGCTTTATAGGGAGTTTAAAGATTTTTTTCCAAACAATGCTGTTGAATATTTTGTTTCTTATTATGATTATTATCAGCCAGAATCCTATGTGCCTTCAAAAGATTTATTTATTGAAAAAGAAGCTACTATTAATGCTGAGATAGAAATCAAGCGAATAAGGACGGTAACGTCTCTTGCTAAAAGACGAGATGTTATTGTTGTTGCAACCGTATCTTCAATTTATGCTCTTGGATCTCCAGATTTTTTCAAAAAATCAGCACGAGAATTTTTTGTAGGGCAAAGAATTTCTATTAAAGAAATATCAGATATTTTTGTAGAGCTTTATTATGAGAGAACTTTGATGAATCTAGAGAGAGATAAATTTTCAGTAAAAGGAGATGTTGTTGAAGTGTGGCCTAGCAGTGAGCATGGAGAGTTTGCTTATCGAATTTGTTTAGATTTTGATGAAATTGTTAAAATATATAGGATTAGTTCATTTTCTAAAAAAAATTTAGGAGCCACAAATAGTTTTACTCTTTTTGCTAAATCTTATTTTGTAATTCCTTATCAAAACGTATTAGAAGCAATACCTAAAATATCTTATGATTTAGATCTCCAATGTCAATATTTTAAAGATAATGGCAAGCTTGTAGAAGCTGAGAGACTTAAGCAGAGGGTAGAGTATGATTTGGAAATGCTTAGAGAAACAGGATTTTGTTCGGGCATTGAAAATTATTCTAAATATTTGAGTGGAAGCACAATGGGAAGACCTTATTGCCTTTTTGATTTTTTTCCAAAAGATTACTTATTGTTTGTAGATGAATCTCATGTTACATTGCCGCAATTTAGGGGGATGTATAATGGAGATTATTCTAGAAAATTAAATCTTGTTAACTTTGGATTCAGACTTCCTGCAGCGCTTGAGAATAGACCCCTTAAGTATGATGAATTTGACGCATTAATTAATCAGGTTATATTTGTATCTGCAACTCCAGGTTTTGAAGAGAACGATAAGAGTAGTGTGGTTGTTGATCAAATAATTCGTCCTACGGGCCTTGTTGATCCCGAAATTGTTACCAGGCATTCTGATGGTCAAATGGAAGATCTTTATATTGAGATTCAAAAAAGAGTAGCGCTTAAAGAGCGAGTTTTAATTACTACTTTGACAAAAAAAATGTCTGAGGATTTGACTGAATATTTAGTAAATCTTGGTGTAAAGGCAAAATATTTACATTCAGAACTAGACACCCTTGAAAGGGTGGAAGTTATTTCATTGCTTAGAAAATCTGAAATTGATGTTATTGTTGGTATTAACTTGCTTAGAGAAGGTTTAGATATTCCAGAAGTATCTCTTGTTGTGATATTAGATGCCGATAAAGTTGGGTTTTTAAGATCTACCACTTCATTAATACAAACAATTGGCAGGGCTGCTAGAAATTCTAATGGGCTTGTAATAATGTATTACGACAAAATAAGTGTGGCTATGCAGGAAGCAATTGAGGAGACTAATAGAAGGCGTCAAATTCAGATTGATTATAATAAAAAAAATAATATTATTCCTAAGACAATTGTTAAGAAGATTCAAAATATTTTAGAAAAAGAACTTAATAATAAAAATAAAAATATTAGTTATGACTTTGAAAAAATTATTTCAGGCGAGAAATTGTCTAAAAAAAAGCTTATTGATAAGCTTAAATTTGAGCTAGAAGAAGCCGTTAATGATGAAAGATTTGAAGATGCAATTGTTTTAAGAGATAAAATAAAAGAGCTTAGTAGCAAAGGCTCACAATAA